A stretch of Paenibacillus mucilaginosus 3016 DNA encodes these proteins:
- a CDS encoding ABC transporter substrate-binding protein: protein MFFRKSKPIAAALCLTLALITAGCGGNTAATTGTTEKGDTKTAPAAAPAADAVRKVKHAMEETELKGNPQRVVVLTNESTEAVLELGVKPIGAVKSGLGDTWFPHIKDTMQGVQELGDETQPNLELIAGLKPDLIIGNKVRHEKIYAQLKAIAPTVLSTELSGKWKQNFTLYAEALNKKAEGEKAMAAYDKHVADVKAKLGAKTSSKVSIVRFLPGATRIYQKDTFAGIILKDLGFSRPAAQDKDAFMEVITKERMADMDGDVMFYFNADYDDKKGGTKQAEEWLNDPLFKNLSVAKNNKYFKVDEIIWNLSGNIKAANLLLDDISKHADKF, encoded by the coding sequence ATGTTTTTCCGTAAGAGCAAACCCATTGCGGCCGCACTCTGCCTGACGCTGGCCCTCATCACCGCAGGCTGCGGGGGAAATACCGCTGCAACGACAGGCACCACCGAGAAGGGCGATACAAAGACAGCCCCGGCGGCGGCTCCTGCTGCAGACGCAGTACGCAAGGTCAAGCATGCCATGGAAGAAACCGAGCTTAAGGGCAATCCGCAGCGCGTTGTCGTGCTGACGAACGAGAGCACCGAAGCCGTACTCGAACTGGGCGTGAAGCCGATCGGAGCCGTAAAGTCCGGTCTCGGCGATACCTGGTTCCCGCATATCAAAGACACCATGCAGGGCGTTCAGGAGCTCGGCGACGAAACCCAGCCGAACCTGGAGCTGATTGCCGGCCTGAAGCCTGATCTCATCATCGGCAACAAAGTGCGCCACGAGAAAATCTACGCGCAGCTGAAAGCCATCGCACCGACGGTTCTGTCCACCGAGCTCTCCGGCAAGTGGAAGCAGAACTTCACGCTCTATGCCGAGGCGCTGAACAAGAAAGCCGAAGGCGAGAAAGCCATGGCCGCTTATGACAAGCATGTAGCCGATGTCAAAGCGAAGCTCGGTGCCAAGACGTCTTCCAAAGTCTCCATCGTCCGCTTCCTTCCAGGGGCTACCCGCATCTACCAGAAGGACACCTTCGCAGGCATCATTCTGAAGGACCTCGGCTTCTCCCGTCCGGCAGCACAGGATAAGGATGCCTTCATGGAAGTCATCACGAAGGAACGCATGGCCGATATGGACGGCGATGTCATGTTCTACTTCAACGCTGACTACGATGACAAAAAGGGCGGCACGAAGCAGGCCGAAGAATGGCTGAACGACCCGCTCTTCAAGAACCTGAGCGTAGCCAAGAACAACAAGTACTTCAAGGTGGACGAAATCATCTGGAACCTCTCCGGCAATATCAAGGCGGCGAACCTGCTGCTCGACGATATCTCCAAGCACGCGGATAAGTTCTAA
- a CDS encoding ABC transporter ATP-binding protein, which translates to MTTEPVILIENLQMSYGSHQVLKGISLKVRQGEVIGYIGPNGAGKSTTVKILLGLTEGYSGSVKVLGTDIAGGGVDYKRRIGYVPELADLYDSLTAREYLTFIAELYGIEPERADRKAQRLMELLGVREVYDSRIASYSKGMKQKVLLISSLLHNPDILFLDEPLSGLDANSVMVVKELLAQLALQGKTVFYSSHIMDVVEKVSSRIVLLYDGRIAADGSFEELRAMGKDTSLEGIFNELTGYHDHKETAETIAQAVREE; encoded by the coding sequence ATGACCACGGAGCCTGTAATCCTCATAGAGAACCTGCAGATGAGTTACGGCAGTCATCAAGTCCTCAAGGGAATCTCCCTCAAGGTCCGGCAAGGGGAGGTGATCGGATATATCGGGCCGAACGGGGCAGGCAAAAGCACGACGGTCAAAATCCTGCTTGGCCTGACGGAAGGATATTCGGGCAGCGTCAAGGTACTCGGTACCGACATTGCAGGCGGCGGCGTGGACTACAAGCGCCGGATCGGGTATGTCCCCGAGCTTGCGGATCTCTATGACTCCCTGACGGCCAGGGAATACCTGACCTTCATCGCCGAGCTCTACGGCATAGAGCCCGAGCGGGCCGACCGCAAAGCGCAGCGGCTGATGGAACTGCTGGGCGTGAGGGAAGTCTATGACAGCCGGATCGCCTCCTATTCCAAGGGAATGAAGCAGAAGGTGCTGCTGATCTCCTCCCTCCTGCATAACCCCGACATCCTGTTCCTCGACGAGCCGCTGAGCGGTCTCGATGCCAACAGCGTCATGGTGGTCAAGGAGCTGCTCGCCCAGCTGGCGCTGCAGGGTAAAACGGTCTTTTACTCCTCCCATATCATGGATGTCGTAGAGAAGGTGAGCTCCCGCATCGTCCTGCTGTATGACGGGCGGATTGCGGCGGACGGTTCATTCGAGGAGCTGCGGGCTATGGGAAAGGACACCTCGCTCGAAGGGATTTTCAACGAATTGACTGGCTACCACGACCACAAGGAGACCGCCGAGACGATTGCCCAAGCGGTACGGGAGGAATGA
- a CDS encoding GntR family transcriptional regulator: MGLNPSTPQPLYMQIRQMLKKDIQHGKYKPDEQIPTEAELCDTYNVSRITIRKAIEELVKEGTLTRIPRRGTFVTSNKFHNELLSVSGFSEFSYQLGMIPNSRILRSEVIPAGEEAAGHLKIEPGSPVLELERLMYVNDRPLFYDIAHYSLIRFPDLEKKIAMNDSTYKILAEEYHTEIVSNDKIIGVIGATKDYARLLECDVGANLFRIVKVAFDADDEPVHLSTYMCETNKVNLTVHRAK, translated from the coding sequence ATGGGCTTGAATCCTTCGACCCCCCAGCCGCTGTACATGCAGATCCGGCAGATGTTGAAGAAAGATATCCAGCACGGCAAATATAAACCGGATGAGCAGATTCCTACCGAGGCGGAGCTTTGCGACACCTACAATGTAAGCCGGATCACGATACGCAAAGCGATAGAGGAGCTCGTGAAGGAAGGCACGCTGACCCGGATTCCCCGCAGGGGCACCTTCGTCACCTCCAACAAGTTCCACAATGAGCTGCTGTCTGTGAGCGGTTTCTCGGAGTTCAGCTATCAGCTCGGCATGATCCCCAATTCCCGCATTCTGCGCAGCGAAGTCATTCCGGCCGGGGAAGAGGCCGCCGGGCATCTCAAGATTGAACCCGGAAGCCCGGTGCTGGAGCTGGAGCGGCTCATGTATGTCAACGACCGTCCGCTCTTCTATGATATCGCCCACTACTCGCTGATCCGCTTTCCGGATCTGGAGAAGAAGATCGCGATGAACGATTCCACCTACAAAATCCTCGCGGAGGAGTACCATACGGAGATTGTCAGCAACGACAAGATCATCGGGGTCATCGGTGCCACGAAGGACTACGCCCGGCTGCTGGAATGCGATGTGGGAGCCAACCTCTTCCGGATCGTCAAGGTCGCCTTCGACGCGGACGATGAGCCGGTACATCTGTCCACATATATGTGTGAGACCAATAAGGTGAATCTGACGGTTCACCGGGCCAAATAG
- the frlD gene encoding fructoselysine 6-kinase, which produces MRIVTVGDNCMDVYGAGGKAYPGGNPVNVAVYLSGLGAESAYVGWVGTDAYGKMMIEAIRAKGVDTSRITRAEGRTAVTCVEMDGSERKLGDYDEGVNAQLRLTAEDLQFIQSYELVHSGIWGHAEEYFPLFKEKGLQTSFDFADRLNHELAASLPPHVDYPFFSYTQDDGYIRQWLKEVQGRGPKIAVATLGENGSLAYDGSRFYRCGVEQVNVVDTMGAGDSYIAGFLHALLRGLPVQECMEAGTRAAAKTIGYWGAW; this is translated from the coding sequence ATGAGAATCGTAACGGTCGGAGACAACTGCATGGATGTCTACGGGGCGGGCGGGAAGGCATACCCGGGAGGCAATCCGGTGAATGTGGCGGTTTATCTGAGCGGCCTCGGCGCCGAGTCGGCTTATGTAGGCTGGGTCGGAACCGACGCCTACGGGAAGATGATGATCGAGGCCATACGGGCCAAGGGGGTCGATACCTCACGAATCACCAGAGCGGAGGGACGAACGGCTGTTACCTGCGTAGAGATGGACGGAAGCGAGAGGAAGCTCGGGGATTACGATGAAGGAGTCAACGCCCAGCTCCGTTTAACGGCCGAGGATCTGCAGTTTATTCAGTCGTATGAGCTCGTGCACTCGGGGATCTGGGGGCATGCGGAGGAATACTTCCCTCTTTTTAAAGAGAAGGGCCTTCAGACCTCGTTCGACTTTGCCGACCGGTTGAATCACGAGCTGGCAGCGAGCCTGCCGCCCCATGTGGATTATCCGTTCTTCTCCTATACGCAGGACGACGGGTATATCCGGCAGTGGCTGAAGGAAGTCCAGGGACGCGGGCCGAAGATCGCGGTGGCCACCCTGGGTGAGAACGGCTCTCTCGCCTATGACGGCAGCCGGTTCTACCGGTGCGGTGTGGAGCAGGTGAACGTGGTGGATACGATGGGAGCGGGCGATTCGTACATCGCGGGCTTTCTGCACGCGCTGCTGCGGGGGCTTCCGGTACAGGAATGCATGGAAGCAGGGACCCGGGCGGCGGCGAAGACGATCGGATATTGGGGCGCATGGTGA
- a CDS encoding SIS domain-containing protein, with protein sequence MLKFDETLFLKLVEEEGLAFRGQIEEIVDGICQRGFSNLFLIGAGGTIAMMYPYEYILKSNSTIDVHAVIAAEFMAMNHKHFTKDSVCIFTSVSGTTQETVAAAEYCKAGGATTIALVAEPGTPLTRIVDHCITTGSEKHSFDTFFMLLYMVVFRFMHNRGEFPQYEQFTKEVALLPRAILQAVKVFDSRAEAFAVRHKDTAYHMMVGSGNLWGNTYSYAMCILEEMQWIHAKSIHAAEFFHGTLELVLEDTSVILLKGEDETRPLTDRVERFCEKITRELTVIDTRDFAMEGISGEFRKHFAVSINWAVLSRISVYLERERNHPLTLRRYYRQMEY encoded by the coding sequence ATGTTAAAATTCGATGAAACGTTATTCTTGAAGCTGGTCGAGGAGGAAGGTCTAGCCTTCAGGGGTCAGATCGAAGAGATCGTGGACGGCATCTGCCAAAGGGGCTTCAGCAATCTGTTCCTGATCGGCGCCGGCGGCACGATCGCTATGATGTACCCTTACGAGTATATCCTCAAGTCCAACTCCACCATAGATGTGCATGCGGTGATTGCGGCGGAATTCATGGCCATGAACCACAAGCACTTCACCAAGGATTCGGTCTGTATCTTCACCTCGGTATCCGGCACGACCCAGGAAACTGTGGCTGCGGCGGAATACTGCAAGGCCGGAGGAGCGACCACGATCGCACTGGTTGCCGAACCGGGAACCCCGCTGACCCGGATTGTCGACCACTGCATCACGACGGGCTCGGAGAAGCATTCCTTCGATACGTTCTTCATGCTGCTGTACATGGTCGTCTTCCGTTTCATGCATAACCGCGGGGAGTTTCCGCAGTATGAGCAGTTCACGAAGGAGGTGGCCCTGCTTCCGCGGGCGATTCTCCAGGCGGTCAAGGTCTTCGACAGCAGGGCGGAAGCCTTCGCGGTCCGGCACAAAGATACGGCCTATCATATGATGGTGGGCTCCGGCAACCTGTGGGGCAACACGTATTCTTACGCCATGTGTATTCTCGAGGAGATGCAGTGGATTCATGCGAAGTCGATTCATGCGGCGGAATTCTTCCACGGCACGCTGGAACTGGTTCTCGAAGATACGAGCGTGATTCTGCTCAAGGGCGAGGACGAGACGAGACCGCTCACCGACCGGGTCGAACGCTTCTGCGAGAAGATTACGAGAGAGCTCACCGTCATCGATACCCGGGACTTCGCAATGGAGGGAATCAGCGGGGAGTTCCGGAAGCATTTTGCCGTGAGCATCAACTGGGCCGTTCTCAGCCGCATCAGCGTCTACCTGGAGCGGGAGAGAAACCATCCGTTAACCCTTAGAAGGTACTACCGGCAGATGGAATATTAA
- a CDS encoding sugar phosphate isomerase/epimerase family protein, translating into MKAAGMNITFRHFPLTYFLDAMNELGIGHIELWAGEPHLYVYRNALGTIRSIRQQVAARNLKIVCYTPEQCVYPFNLAASDSDWRQKSIEYFKDNLYAAAELEAGTMLLTSGIGDFSVSLEESWKYAADSLFRLCEAAERKGITLALEPLTRFESNLITDAGGVKRMLEEVGSPALKGMIDTVAMQLAGEHPEDYWALPGGVSHVHLIDGDGQSDAHLALDDGVLNWRQYLAGLQQCGYEGACTLEIMGYAYYRNPKDTMKQSIGKLQELGVLSSG; encoded by the coding sequence ATGAAGGCCGCAGGGATGAATATTACGTTCCGGCACTTTCCTCTCACGTATTTTTTGGACGCCATGAACGAGCTGGGGATCGGCCATATCGAGCTGTGGGCAGGCGAACCCCACCTGTATGTGTACCGGAATGCGCTCGGCACGATTCGAAGCATCCGGCAGCAGGTGGCTGCACGGAACCTGAAGATTGTATGCTATACGCCGGAACAGTGCGTATATCCCTTTAATCTCGCGGCTTCCGATTCGGATTGGCGGCAGAAGAGCATCGAGTATTTCAAGGATAATCTGTATGCGGCTGCGGAGCTGGAGGCAGGCACCATGCTGCTCACCTCAGGGATAGGGGACTTCTCGGTTTCCCTGGAGGAGTCTTGGAAGTATGCCGCCGATTCGCTCTTCCGGCTCTGCGAAGCGGCGGAACGGAAAGGCATAACCCTGGCCCTGGAACCGCTGACCCGGTTCGAGTCGAATCTCATTACCGATGCCGGCGGAGTCAAACGGATGCTCGAAGAGGTGGGATCCCCGGCGCTGAAGGGAATGATCGATACGGTCGCCATGCAGCTGGCGGGAGAACATCCGGAGGATTATTGGGCGCTGCCGGGAGGAGTCTCCCACGTTCACCTGATCGACGGAGACGGGCAGTCCGATGCCCATCTGGCCCTGGATGACGGGGTGCTGAATTGGAGGCAGTATCTGGCCGGCCTTCAGCAGTGCGGTTACGAGGGAGCCTGCACATTGGAAATCATGGGGTACGCATACTATCGGAATCCGAAAGACACGATGAAGCAGTCCATCGGCAAACTTCAGGAACTCGGTGTTTTATCATCTGGATAG
- a CDS encoding DIP1984 family protein: MKLAEALMLRADCLKRIEQLKVRLVRSAKVQEGELPGEKPEDLFRELSETLDRLESLIIGINRTNSETAFRSDASLAAVLAERDILAMRRTIVQSVIEAAAIKQDRYSKSEVKFVPTVGVAELQKQVDGYAKAYRELDMKIQELNWQTDLLPVSIDG, encoded by the coding sequence ATGAAATTGGCAGAAGCACTGATGCTTCGGGCGGACTGCCTGAAGCGGATCGAACAGCTCAAGGTGCGGCTGGTCCGCAGCGCCAAGGTGCAGGAGGGGGAGCTTCCCGGCGAGAAGCCGGAGGACCTGTTCCGGGAGCTGTCGGAGACGCTGGACCGGCTGGAGTCGCTGATCATCGGCATCAACCGGACCAACTCGGAAACCGCGTTCCGCTCGGATGCCTCCCTCGCGGCCGTCCTGGCCGAGCGGGACATCCTGGCGATGCGCCGCACCATCGTGCAGAGCGTCATTGAGGCGGCGGCGATCAAGCAGGACCGTTACAGCAAATCTGAGGTGAAGTTCGTGCCGACCGTCGGCGTCGCCGAGCTGCAGAAGCAGGTTGACGGCTACGCCAAGGCGTACCGGGAGCTCGACATGAAGATCCAGGAGCTGAATTGGCAGACGGATCTGTTGCCGGTTTCGATCGACGGGTAG
- a CDS encoding RtcB family protein, which produces MNRIHKLHGSNHHEIGLEHGSLHVFANDEVFGTFEDRVYEMADNNLRIPRSVYMSYTPDAHIGIGTCIGTTAVWGLKDGFVSPSIVGVDIGCGMRVHTTPLHKRDIQDKGVRRALIRAIEKYVPTNERKNSNYEDIDVMEVVQHGLQGLPERYVPGERWLTHVEQASFAFDPAALEYLPPNIRKNAHGQLGTLGSGNHFCEIQYLEIAEEHKDTAAAWGLFDGQVVVMIHSGSRAWGAMLGREYTQVIRGAMQSWGVTNPDPNVIYAPIGSTEGRTYLNLMNSALNFAVSNRHMIAFGVQEAFREVFGPQMELPVLYDLMHNYALKEFHRNQGMLVHRKGATRALPPKHYMNTPAYMATGHPALIPGSMGTSSYIMVGRDEGIKNFYSICHGAGRLRSRRATKQAVTVDQFEQSLKVGTEDEILVNHRSLAAILDECPQAYKDVDQIIDSVVGAGLADVVAKCRPMAAIKGL; this is translated from the coding sequence GTGAACAGGATTCACAAGCTGCACGGCAGCAATCATCATGAGATCGGGCTGGAGCATGGCAGCCTGCACGTTTTTGCCAATGACGAGGTGTTCGGCACCTTCGAGGACCGCGTCTATGAGATGGCGGACAACAACCTGCGCATCCCGCGCAGCGTCTATATGAGCTACACGCCGGACGCCCATATCGGGATTGGAACCTGTATCGGCACCACGGCGGTGTGGGGACTGAAGGACGGCTTCGTCTCTCCCTCCATCGTCGGCGTGGATATCGGCTGCGGCATGCGGGTGCATACGACCCCGCTGCATAAGCGCGACATCCAGGACAAAGGCGTCCGCCGGGCTCTGATCCGGGCCATCGAGAAGTATGTGCCGACGAATGAACGAAAGAATTCCAACTACGAAGATATCGATGTGATGGAAGTCGTCCAGCACGGCCTGCAAGGGCTGCCGGAACGCTATGTACCGGGAGAGCGGTGGCTGACGCATGTGGAGCAGGCCTCGTTCGCTTTTGACCCGGCGGCGCTCGAGTACCTGCCTCCCAATATCCGCAAGAATGCGCACGGGCAGCTCGGCACCCTGGGCAGCGGCAACCACTTCTGCGAGATCCAGTACCTGGAGATCGCGGAGGAGCACAAGGATACGGCGGCCGCCTGGGGATTGTTCGACGGCCAGGTCGTCGTCATGATCCACTCCGGCTCACGGGCCTGGGGAGCGATGCTCGGACGCGAATATACGCAGGTCATCCGGGGGGCGATGCAGTCCTGGGGCGTAACGAACCCGGACCCGAACGTGATCTATGCGCCGATCGGCAGTACGGAAGGGCGGACGTACCTGAACCTCATGAACTCGGCGCTGAACTTTGCGGTAAGCAACCGGCACATGATCGCGTTCGGCGTGCAGGAGGCGTTCCGCGAGGTGTTCGGTCCGCAGATGGAGCTGCCCGTGCTGTATGATCTTATGCATAACTATGCGCTGAAGGAGTTTCACCGGAACCAAGGCATGCTCGTACACCGCAAAGGAGCGACACGGGCTCTGCCGCCGAAGCATTATATGAACACGCCGGCTTACATGGCGACCGGCCACCCAGCGCTGATTCCGGGTTCCATGGGGACCTCATCGTACATCATGGTGGGCCGGGACGAGGGGATCAAAAACTTCTACTCGATCTGCCACGGCGCAGGCCGGCTGCGTTCCCGCCGGGCGACGAAGCAGGCGGTGACGGTGGACCAGTTCGAGCAGTCGCTGAAGGTCGGCACGGAGGACGAAATCCTGGTCAACCACCGGTCGCTGGCGGCGATTCTCGACGAGTGCCCGCAGGCTTACAAGGATGTCGATCAGATCATCGACAGCGTCGTCGGCGCAGGTCTCGCGGATGTCGTAGCCAAGTGCAGGCCGATGGCGGCTATCAAAGGGTTGTAA
- a CDS encoding ribonuclease H-like YkuK family protein, with translation MRTRTTYMPMTPELRFHNLTEQRLTPADVLDRIQRFAMQDPRAAYDLVIGSDSQVHRGHTKLVTGIILHRLGRGAWACCRTVVLPRELTSVKEKLSLETSLSQEAAWCLEELQAIETLEDLLLPYVYQGAALRTFIDIDAGTHPSKNKTSLYLQEMVERVRAMGTYAVRVKPESYGASAYANRYTKSPARSALG, from the coding sequence ATGAGAACAAGAACGACTTACATGCCCATGACCCCTGAGCTGCGCTTCCACAATCTGACGGAGCAAAGGCTCACCCCTGCCGATGTGCTGGACCGCATACAGAGGTTCGCGATGCAGGACCCGCGTGCTGCGTACGATCTGGTGATCGGCAGCGACAGCCAGGTGCACCGCGGCCACACGAAGCTCGTGACCGGAATCATACTCCACCGCCTGGGGCGGGGAGCCTGGGCCTGCTGCCGGACGGTGGTGCTCCCAAGGGAGCTGACCTCGGTGAAGGAGAAGCTGAGCCTGGAGACCTCGCTGTCCCAGGAGGCGGCCTGGTGCCTGGAGGAGCTTCAGGCGATAGAGACCTTGGAGGATCTGCTGCTGCCCTATGTGTATCAAGGGGCCGCGCTGCGCACTTTTATCGATATCGATGCGGGAACGCATCCGTCGAAGAACAAGACCTCCCTCTATCTCCAGGAGATGGTGGAGCGGGTCAGGGCGATGGGGACGTACGCCGTTCGCGTCAAGCCTGAATCGTACGGAGCATCCGCGTATGCGAACCGATATACCAAATCACCCGCACGGTCAGCTCTCGGTTGA
- a CDS encoding NAD-dependent protein deacylase, protein MEDFQELRKLVELSSNIVFFGGAGTSTESGIPDFRSAQGLFETQRGSRHAPEEMLSRDFFLSEPEEFYRFYRTHMIHAQAEPNAAHQALALLEKEGRLKAVITQNIDGLHQKAGSERVLELHGSVHRNYCMDCRKFFPLEAVLQAEEPVPHCDACGGIIKPDVVLYQEGLDEEILSAAVEAIEAADMLIVAGTSLRVYPAAGLIRYYSGSKLVLINKSATPYDSSANYLVQDSIGKVLSTMAGDAGPEV, encoded by the coding sequence TTGGAGGACTTTCAGGAGCTTCGGAAGCTGGTGGAGTTGAGTTCCAATATTGTTTTTTTCGGAGGGGCGGGGACGTCCACGGAGAGCGGAATTCCCGATTTCCGGTCGGCTCAGGGGCTGTTCGAAACCCAGCGGGGCAGCCGGCATGCGCCGGAGGAGATGCTGAGCAGAGACTTCTTCCTGTCCGAACCGGAGGAGTTCTACCGCTTCTACCGGACCCATATGATCCACGCCCAGGCAGAGCCCAATGCGGCTCATCAGGCGCTCGCTCTGCTGGAAAAGGAAGGCCGGCTGAAGGCCGTGATCACGCAGAACATTGACGGGCTGCATCAGAAGGCCGGCAGCGAGCGGGTGCTGGAGCTGCACGGGTCCGTCCACCGCAACTACTGCATGGACTGCCGCAAATTCTTTCCTCTGGAGGCGGTGCTGCAGGCGGAAGAACCGGTTCCGCACTGCGATGCCTGCGGCGGGATTATCAAACCGGATGTCGTCCTGTACCAGGAAGGGCTCGACGAGGAGATCCTATCGGCGGCGGTGGAAGCGATCGAGGCGGCGGACATGCTGATCGTGGCCGGTACGTCGCTGCGCGTGTACCCGGCGGCGGGACTGATCCGCTACTACTCGGGGAGCAAGCTGGTGCTCATCAACAAGTCGGCCACCCCTTACGACAGCTCGGCCAATTACCTCGTTCAGGACAGCATCGGGAAGGTGCTCAGCACGATGGCGGGGGACGCCGGGCCGGAAGTCTGA
- the xylA gene encoding xylose isomerase, which translates to MSIFKNVPKIAYEGRNSDNPFAFKHYNPQEVVLGKTMEEHLRFAVAYWHTYTANGTDPFGVGTMVRAWDSYSGLDQAKKRVEANFEFLDKIGVPYFCFHDRDIAPEGETLQETNKNLDVIVAMTKEYMQSSGKKLLWNTANMFSNPRFVHGAGTTNNADVFAYAAAQVKKGLEVGLELGAENYVFWGGREGYETLLNTNMKLELDNLARLLHMAVDYAKEIGFGAQFLIEPKPKEPTKHQYDFDAATTIAFLQNYGLKEHFKLNLEANHATLAGHTFEHELHVARINGMLGSLDANQGDMLLGWDTDEFPTDLYSATLTLYEVLKNGGLGKGGVNFDAKVRRGSFEDEDLFYAHIAGMDSYARGLKAAAKLIEERILDDIIDNRYRSFNEGIGAEIVSGKATLASLEQYALQNNPIRNESGRLERIRATLNEVIFSV; encoded by the coding sequence GTGAGTATTTTCAAGAACGTACCGAAGATTGCCTATGAAGGCCGCAATTCCGATAACCCGTTTGCATTCAAGCACTACAACCCGCAGGAAGTGGTGCTCGGCAAAACGATGGAAGAGCATCTGCGCTTTGCAGTCGCTTACTGGCATACTTATACCGCGAACGGCACCGACCCGTTCGGTGTGGGCACAATGGTCCGCGCCTGGGACAGCTACAGCGGTCTCGATCAGGCGAAGAAGCGCGTAGAAGCGAACTTCGAGTTCCTGGATAAGATCGGCGTTCCGTACTTCTGCTTCCATGACCGCGACATCGCTCCGGAAGGCGAGACGCTGCAGGAGACGAACAAGAACCTCGACGTCATCGTGGCGATGACCAAGGAATACATGCAGTCCAGCGGCAAAAAACTGCTCTGGAACACCGCGAACATGTTCTCGAACCCGCGGTTTGTCCACGGTGCAGGCACGACGAACAATGCGGACGTGTTCGCATATGCGGCAGCCCAAGTGAAGAAGGGCCTCGAAGTGGGGCTCGAGCTCGGCGCGGAGAACTATGTGTTCTGGGGCGGCCGGGAAGGCTACGAGACGCTGCTTAACACGAATATGAAGCTTGAGCTGGATAACCTGGCGCGCCTGCTTCATATGGCTGTAGACTACGCGAAGGAAATCGGCTTCGGCGCCCAGTTCCTCATCGAGCCGAAACCGAAGGAGCCGACGAAGCACCAGTACGACTTCGATGCGGCAACGACGATCGCGTTCCTGCAGAACTACGGCCTGAAGGAGCACTTTAAGCTGAACCTCGAAGCCAACCATGCCACGCTGGCCGGCCACACGTTCGAGCACGAGCTGCATGTGGCGCGCATCAACGGCATGCTCGGTTCCCTCGACGCGAACCAGGGCGACATGCTGCTCGGCTGGGATACCGACGAGTTCCCGACCGACCTGTACTCGGCTACTCTGACGCTGTATGAAGTGCTGAAGAACGGCGGCCTCGGCAAGGGCGGCGTGAACTTCGACGCCAAAGTACGCCGCGGCTCTTTCGAAGACGAGGATCTGTTCTACGCGCACATCGCCGGCATGGACTCCTATGCCCGCGGCCTGAAGGCTGCAGCGAAGCTGATCGAAGAGCGCATTCTCGACGACATCATCGACAACCGCTACCGCAGCTTCAACGAAGGGATCGGTGCCGAGATCGTATCCGGCAAAGCAACGCTGGCTTCCCTCGAGCAGTACGCGCTGCAGAACAATCCGATCCGCAACGAGTCCGGCCGCCTGGAGCGCATCCGCGCTACGCTGAACGAAGTGATCTTCAGCGTATAA
- a CDS encoding DinB family protein produces the protein MRETFLFDLVERVRTQFLKAAESCPADQRREVPQGFNNHLHWQLGHIVTVGEGILFRLSGEPSALPESYGALFSNGTRPSEWTQEPPSWETLVAQLNEQTARMRTVLAGRMDAPALENFLSMQTVDELLTAVIMHESHHAGTAKAMLRVLPIESK, from the coding sequence ATGAGAGAGACCTTTTTGTTTGACCTGGTGGAGCGTGTCCGCACCCAGTTCCTGAAAGCCGCCGAGTCGTGTCCCGCCGATCAGCGCCGCGAGGTGCCTCAGGGCTTCAACAACCATCTGCACTGGCAGCTCGGCCACATCGTGACCGTAGGAGAAGGCATCCTGTTCCGCCTCTCCGGCGAACCTTCCGCGCTGCCGGAGTCGTACGGCGCCTTATTCAGCAACGGCACCCGCCCATCGGAATGGACGCAGGAACCTCCGTCCTGGGAGACGCTGGTCGCCCAGCTGAACGAGCAGACGGCGCGTATGCGTACCGTACTCGCCGGCCGGATGGATGCGCCCGCCCTCGAGAATTTCCTGTCGATGCAGACCGTTGACGAGCTCCTGACCGCTGTCATTATGCACGAGAGCCACCATGCCGGCACGGCCAAAGCGATGCTCCGGGTCCTTCCGATAGAGAGCAAATAA